In Hemicordylus capensis ecotype Gifberg chromosome 3, rHemCap1.1.pri, whole genome shotgun sequence, one DNA window encodes the following:
- the CLDN18 gene encoding claudin-18: MSATICQVMGFFVSALGFAGCIAATGMDAWSTQDLYDNPVTAVFQYQGLWRSCVSQSSGLTECRPYFTILGLPAMFQAVRALMIVGIVLGAFGLLVAIFSLKCLRIGNMEDSAKANMTLTSGVMCIVAGLCAICGVSVFANMLVTNFWMSTANMYQPGMMQTLQTRYTFGAALFVGWVAGGLALVGGIMLCIACRGLAPEDTHYKAVSYKTTGYKSGTGYETKKVPVYDNNAKSEDGRRSFPSKYDYV; the protein is encoded by the exons ATGTCCGCAACGATTTGCCAAGTGATGGGCTTTTTTGTCTCAGCCCTGGGTTTTGCCGGCTGCATTGCAGCCACGGGGATGGATGCGTGGAGTACCCAGGACTTATATGACAACCCGGTGACTGCTGTGTTCCAGTATCAGGGGCTCTGGAGGAGCTGTGTCAGTCAGAGTTCGGGGTTAACAGAGTGCCGGCCATATTTCACAATTCTTGGGCTACCAG CAATGTTCCAGGCTGTGAGAGCGCTGATGATTGTGGGCATTGTGCTGGGGGCATTTGGACTCCTGGTGGCTATTTTTTCCCTGAAGTGTTTGAGGATTGGCAATATGGAGGACTCTGCAAAGGCAAATATGACACTGACCTCTGGAGTCATGTGTATTGTGGCTG GTCTGTGCGCTATCTGTGGGGTATCTGTTTTTGCCAACATGCTTGTCACAAATTTCTGGATGTCAACAGCTAACATGTATCAACCAGGAATGATGCAGACACTCCAGACAAG ATATACGTTTGGTGCTGCCCTGTTTGTGGGATGGGTTGCTGGGGGCTTGGCTTTAGTTGGAGGCATCATGTTGTGTATTGCCTGCAGAGGACTGGCACCAGAAGACACCCA TTACAAGGCAGTGTCCTACAAGACCACTGGATACAAGTCTGGAACTGGATATGAAACCAAGAAGGTCCCGGTATATGATAATAATGCCAAAAGCGAGGATGGAAGGCGCTCCTTTCCTTCAAAATATGATTATGTATAA